In Nonomuraea sp. NBC_00507, the following are encoded in one genomic region:
- a CDS encoding sugar ABC transporter substrate-binding protein, with amino-acid sequence MMPRTRRATALGSLACASLLLTSCGGRGFDDPPGGPAQQTAGPVSLQILIGSSGDAETAAVKQAAQAWAASAGASATVTPAQDLQQQLGQAFAGDNPPDVFYVDAVRLADYASVGALEPYANKISNPDDFYPTLRTAFTYNGTFYCAPKDFSTLALIVNQDLWSKAGLSDADVPTTWEQLTSVSEKLKAKGITPLALGDTRDRIGAFMVQAGGWLTSADGKQATADSPQNLAALEYVRSLLSGELARSPSQLDAGWGGEAFGKGKAAMTIEGNWIKGALKADFPDVKYTAYELPAGPEGKGTLSFTTCWGIAAKSRHKQQAISFVEAMTKADQQMAFARAFGVMPSRQSAKSAYTAEFPADAPFVNGADYAQGPVNAPKMESVLADFDTGLQRLTSTAPKTLLQRVQKNTQAALGTS; translated from the coding sequence ATGATGCCAAGAACCCGCCGGGCCACGGCGCTCGGCAGCCTCGCCTGCGCCTCCCTCCTCCTGACGTCCTGCGGTGGCCGCGGCTTCGACGACCCGCCCGGCGGGCCCGCACAGCAGACCGCCGGCCCCGTCTCCCTGCAAATCCTCATCGGCTCCTCCGGCGACGCCGAGACCGCCGCCGTCAAGCAGGCGGCCCAGGCTTGGGCCGCCTCCGCCGGCGCCTCGGCCACCGTGACGCCCGCGCAGGACTTACAGCAGCAGCTCGGCCAGGCCTTCGCCGGCGACAACCCGCCCGACGTGTTCTACGTGGACGCCGTCCGCCTCGCCGACTACGCCAGCGTCGGCGCGCTCGAGCCGTACGCCAACAAGATCAGCAACCCGGACGACTTCTACCCCACGCTGCGGACCGCGTTCACCTACAACGGCACGTTCTACTGCGCGCCGAAGGACTTCTCCACCCTGGCCCTGATCGTCAACCAGGACCTGTGGTCCAAGGCCGGGCTCAGCGACGCCGACGTGCCGACGACGTGGGAGCAGCTGACCTCGGTGAGCGAGAAGCTCAAGGCCAAGGGCATCACCCCGCTGGCGCTGGGCGACACGCGCGATCGCATCGGCGCGTTCATGGTCCAGGCCGGCGGCTGGCTCACCAGCGCCGACGGCAAGCAGGCCACCGCCGACAGCCCGCAGAATCTCGCGGCCCTCGAGTACGTACGCTCCCTGCTGTCCGGCGAGCTGGCCCGCTCCCCCAGCCAGCTCGATGCGGGCTGGGGCGGCGAGGCGTTCGGCAAGGGCAAGGCCGCGATGACCATCGAGGGCAACTGGATCAAGGGAGCGCTCAAGGCGGACTTCCCCGACGTCAAGTACACCGCGTACGAGCTGCCCGCAGGCCCCGAGGGCAAGGGCACGCTGTCCTTCACCACCTGCTGGGGCATTGCCGCCAAGAGCCGGCACAAGCAGCAGGCCATCTCGTTCGTCGAAGCGATGACCAAGGCCGACCAGCAGATGGCCTTCGCCAGGGCGTTCGGCGTCATGCCGTCGCGGCAGTCGGCCAAGAGCGCCTACACCGCCGAGTTCCCCGCCGACGCGCCGTTCGTCAACGGCGCCGACTACGCGCAAGGGCCGGTCAACGCCCCGAAGATGGAAAGTGTCCTGGCCGACTTCGACACCGGCCTGCAGCGGCTGACCTCCACCGCGCCCAAGACGCTGCTGCAACGCGTGCAGAAGAACACCCAGGCCGCCCTCGGCACGTCATGA
- a CDS encoding alpha/beta fold hydrolase, with amino-acid sequence MAPITVAYERQGAGEPVVLLHGIGQDRHVWDQMIPLLGAEREAITLDLPGFGQSPDLSADVPRDLPTMVSGLGAVFKALGVRQPHVVGHSLGGLIALRLAQAGLVRSVTALAPAGFWNEGERRYAFAVLATARQLARLPDTVVERMAGTVVGRVALTGILYGSADGCPPGTLTACLRALRQSVAFQATLRAGRAPDLFNGTIAGIPVTIAWGTHDRLLPDRQAARAMAMIPEARLVQLTGCGHVPMNDAPEQVAKLILRSTAARRNGSQRVA; translated from the coding sequence GTGGCTCCGATCACCGTGGCCTACGAGCGGCAGGGGGCGGGCGAGCCCGTGGTCTTGCTGCACGGAATCGGGCAAGACAGGCATGTCTGGGACCAGATGATTCCTTTGCTCGGAGCCGAACGCGAGGCGATCACGCTGGATCTGCCGGGTTTCGGACAGTCTCCCGACCTGTCCGCCGACGTGCCGCGTGACCTGCCGACCATGGTGTCGGGGCTGGGCGCGGTGTTCAAAGCGCTCGGTGTACGGCAACCGCATGTCGTCGGCCATTCGCTGGGCGGCCTGATCGCGCTACGGCTGGCCCAGGCCGGGCTGGTACGCAGCGTCACCGCGCTGGCGCCGGCCGGATTCTGGAACGAGGGCGAGCGACGCTACGCCTTCGCCGTGCTGGCCACCGCACGCCAGCTCGCCCGGCTACCCGACACCGTCGTGGAACGGATGGCCGGCACGGTCGTGGGACGGGTGGCCCTGACCGGCATTCTGTACGGAAGCGCCGATGGGTGCCCGCCCGGCACCCTGACGGCCTGCCTGCGCGCGTTGCGCCAATCGGTGGCCTTCCAGGCGACCTTGCGCGCTGGACGGGCTCCGGATCTGTTCAACGGCACCATCGCCGGCATACCGGTGACCATCGCTTGGGGGACGCATGACCGGCTGCTGCCCGACCGGCAGGCGGCCCGGGCCATGGCGATGATCCCTGAGGCGCGGCTGGTCCAGCTGACGGGATGCGGGCATGTTCCGATGAACGACGCCCCGGAACAGGTCGCCAAGCTGATCCTGCGCAGCACCGCCGCCAGGCGCAACGGCTCTCA
- a CDS encoding SDR family NAD(P)-dependent oxidoreductase encodes MIELNGRVAVLTGASGGIGQALGRRLVAAGVRTAFTYGTRAAPAEQLVAEARAAGVDAVALPGDLADPQAPALLLAAAAEALGPVDLLIANAGYAIQQNYTEVDAATWDRTMAVNLRAPFLLAQGALPGMAERGFGRVLFMSSVAGFTGGIVGPHYAASKAGLHGLVHFLAARVAARGVTVNALAPALIEDTDMLPAGARPGDLPVGRFGRPEEVADLAMAVLRNGYLTNQVLSLDGGAYPR; translated from the coding sequence GTGATCGAACTCAATGGCCGGGTGGCCGTGTTGACCGGAGCGTCAGGCGGCATCGGGCAGGCACTGGGGCGGCGGCTGGTCGCCGCCGGGGTCAGGACGGCCTTCACGTACGGCACCCGCGCCGCCCCGGCCGAGCAACTGGTGGCCGAGGCGCGGGCGGCCGGCGTGGACGCGGTGGCGCTGCCGGGGGACCTGGCCGACCCGCAGGCGCCCGCCCTGCTGCTCGCGGCCGCCGCCGAGGCGCTGGGCCCGGTGGACCTGCTGATCGCCAACGCCGGGTACGCGATCCAGCAGAACTACACCGAGGTGGACGCCGCGACGTGGGACCGGACGATGGCGGTGAACCTGCGGGCGCCGTTCCTGCTCGCGCAGGGGGCGCTGCCGGGGATGGCCGAGCGCGGGTTCGGGCGGGTGTTGTTCATGTCGTCGGTGGCGGGCTTCACCGGCGGCATCGTCGGACCGCACTACGCGGCCTCCAAGGCGGGGCTGCACGGCCTGGTGCATTTCCTGGCCGCGCGGGTGGCCGCCCGCGGCGTGACGGTGAACGCCCTGGCGCCCGCGCTGATCGAGGACACCGACATGTTGCCGGCCGGGGCCCGGCCTGGCGACCTGCCCGTGGGGCGGTTCGGACGGCCGGAGGAGGTGGCCGACCTGGCCATGGCGGTGCTGCGTAACGGCTACCTCACCAACCAAGTGCTCAGCCTGGACGGCGGCGCCTACCCGCGCTGA
- a CDS encoding FAD-dependent monooxygenase — MVPLGGDRYRFTFGRADRTDTATDNPITPEEITAALQALYGHETTLGAVDNSSRFSDATRQLEHYRVGRVLFAGDAAHIHPPLGGQGLNLGIQDAFNLGWKLAATVQDRAPSGLLDSYHAERHPVGAQVLHHTSAQRVLAAPNPSEDLAALRDIFIDLLRLPDTNRHLAGLMSGLSLRYELSGDHPLIGQRLPDADLVTEAGPTRLPALFGSGHAVLLDLAGTVPADLRLPPRVDLVRATCADDLGAAVLLIRPDGYVCWAADDSAACGDALLAAIAGNLARVR, encoded by the coding sequence CTGGTCCCGCTCGGCGGCGACCGATACCGGTTCACCTTCGGGCGCGCGGACCGGACGGACACCGCCACCGACAACCCCATCACCCCCGAGGAGATCACTGCCGCGCTCCAGGCCCTGTACGGCCACGAGACCACCCTCGGCGCCGTGGACAACTCCTCGCGGTTCAGCGACGCCACTCGGCAACTGGAGCACTACCGCGTGGGCCGCGTCCTGTTCGCGGGCGACGCCGCACACATCCACCCGCCGCTGGGCGGCCAGGGCCTCAACCTCGGCATACAGGACGCGTTCAACCTCGGGTGGAAACTGGCCGCAACCGTCCAGGACCGGGCGCCGAGCGGCCTCCTCGACAGTTACCACGCCGAACGGCATCCGGTCGGAGCCCAGGTCCTGCATCACACGTCGGCGCAGCGCGTCCTGGCGGCTCCGAACCCGAGCGAGGACCTGGCCGCCCTGCGTGACATCTTCATCGACCTGCTGCGGCTGCCCGACACCAACCGCCATCTCGCAGGACTGATGTCCGGCCTCTCGCTGCGCTACGAGCTGTCCGGAGACCATCCGCTCATCGGACAGCGCCTGCCGGACGCCGACCTGGTCACCGAAGCCGGCCCCACCCGGCTGCCGGCGCTGTTCGGCTCGGGGCACGCCGTCCTGCTGGATCTGGCCGGAACCGTCCCGGCCGACCTCCGGCTCCCGCCACGAGTCGACCTCGTCCGTGCCACGTGCGCCGACGATCTGGGCGCCGCGGTCCTGCTCATCCGTCCCGACGGCTACGTCTGCTGGGCGGCGGACGACTCCGCCGCCTGCGGCGATGCCCTGCTTGCCGCGATCGCCGGCAACCTTGCCAGGGTGCGCTGA
- a CDS encoding carbohydrate ABC transporter permease — translation MARDPRTGPRALASTFAGYFVLVFFALVFLYPFVIQIATSFKTEPDAAAHPLSPFPDPVSLAGYERVFAGTGLPLWLGNSVLVTLVITAGRVLLDSMAGYALARLRFGGRRALFSAIVAIIAVPGVVLFIPKFLVLNQLGLYDSYTALILPVIADATGVFIMKQFFESIPTTVEEAARVDGAGVLRTFWSVVLPMARPALITLTIISFQGSWNEFPHTLVAVQSPELFTLPRGLADLVSGSLGKGTQYPLKLGAALLATIPVAVVFVVFQRYFVRGANEGADKG, via the coding sequence ATGGCCCGCGACCCGCGCACCGGCCCCCGCGCGCTGGCCTCGACCTTCGCCGGCTACTTCGTGCTGGTCTTCTTCGCGCTCGTGTTCCTGTACCCGTTCGTCATCCAGATCGCGACCTCGTTCAAGACCGAGCCGGACGCGGCGGCCCACCCCCTGTCACCCTTCCCCGATCCGGTGTCGCTCGCCGGCTACGAGCGCGTGTTCGCCGGCACCGGCCTGCCGCTGTGGCTGGGCAACTCCGTGCTGGTGACGCTGGTCATCACGGCTGGGCGGGTGCTGCTGGACTCCATGGCCGGGTACGCGCTGGCCCGGCTGCGGTTCGGGGGCCGGCGGGCGCTGTTCTCGGCCATCGTGGCGATCATCGCGGTGCCGGGGGTGGTGCTCTTCATCCCGAAGTTCCTGGTGCTGAACCAGCTCGGCCTGTACGACAGCTACACCGCGCTCATCTTGCCCGTGATCGCGGACGCCACCGGGGTCTTCATCATGAAGCAGTTCTTCGAGTCGATCCCGACGACCGTGGAGGAGGCGGCCCGGGTCGATGGCGCCGGGGTGTTACGCACGTTCTGGTCCGTGGTGCTGCCGATGGCCCGGCCCGCGCTGATCACGCTCACCATCATCTCCTTCCAGGGCTCCTGGAACGAGTTCCCGCACACGCTGGTCGCGGTGCAGAGCCCGGAGTTGTTCACGTTGCCGCGCGGGCTGGCCGACCTGGTGAGCGGGTCGCTGGGCAAGGGCACGCAGTATCCGCTCAAGCTGGGCGCGGCCTTGCTGGCCACGATCCCGGTGGCGGTCGTCTTCGTGGTGTTCCAGCGATACTTCGTGCGCGGCGCCAACGAGGGCGCCGACAAGGGCTGA
- a CDS encoding LacI family DNA-binding transcriptional regulator, translating into MAEKVTIMDVARAAGVSRQTVSNTLNSPEIVREETRRHVLDVIERLGYRANQAARQMRTGRSRLIAIRIDPGGDGISGSVLDTFLHGLTESAARAGYRVLLYTAADDRSEIAAFEDLLGSYEPDAFVLTATHHDDLRTSWLLERGLPFVAFGRPWSDLCARHEHGARHPWVDVDGAAGTEAATRRLLAAGHRRIGFIGWPPGSGVGDDRRAGWARTMAQHGPAPDGPALDGRSRASADAMALDGLSRAVEDGVESGERAARDLLAADPGVTALVCASDSLALGALNTRGRRVAVIGFDDTPAARAVGLTSVRQPLAEAAAACVELLTRTLGRAAAPAEHVLLEPSLTVRRSA; encoded by the coding sequence ATGGCGGAAAAGGTGACGATCATGGATGTGGCCCGGGCGGCAGGCGTGTCCCGGCAGACGGTGTCGAACACGCTCAACAGCCCCGAGATCGTCCGTGAGGAGACCCGCCGCCACGTGCTGGACGTGATCGAACGGCTCGGCTACCGCGCCAACCAGGCCGCCCGCCAGATGCGGACGGGCCGCTCCCGCCTGATCGCCATCCGCATCGACCCGGGCGGCGACGGCATCAGCGGTTCGGTGCTGGACACGTTCCTGCACGGCCTGACCGAGTCGGCGGCCCGCGCCGGTTACCGGGTCCTGCTCTACACCGCCGCGGACGACCGTTCGGAGATCGCGGCCTTCGAGGACCTGCTCGGCTCGTACGAGCCGGACGCCTTCGTGCTGACGGCCACGCACCATGACGACCTCCGCACCTCCTGGTTATTGGAGCGGGGGTTGCCGTTCGTGGCGTTCGGCCGGCCGTGGAGCGATCTGTGCGCGCGCCATGAACACGGCGCGCGCCATCCGTGGGTGGACGTGGACGGCGCGGCGGGGACCGAGGCGGCCACCCGCCGCCTGCTGGCCGCCGGGCACCGGCGGATCGGCTTCATCGGCTGGCCCCCGGGCTCCGGCGTGGGCGACGACCGGCGGGCGGGATGGGCCCGCACGATGGCCCAGCACGGCCCGGCCCCGGACGGCCCGGCCCTGGACGGACGCAGCCGGGCGAGCGCGGACGCAATGGCCCTCGACGGCCTCAGCCGCGCGGTCGAGGACGGCGTGGAGAGCGGCGAACGCGCGGCCCGGGACCTGCTCGCCGCCGACCCCGGCGTGACCGCCTTGGTGTGCGCGAGCGACTCGCTCGCGCTGGGCGCCCTCAACACCCGGGGCCGGCGGGTCGCCGTGATCGGCTTCGACGACACGCCGGCGGCCAGGGCGGTCGGCCTGACCAGCGTCCGCCAGCCGCTCGCCGAGGCCGCGGCCGCCTGCGTCGAGCTGCTCACCCGCACCCTCGGCCGCGCGGCGGCACCGGCCGAGCACGTGTTGCTCGAGCCGTCCCTCACCGTCAGGCGGTCGGCATGA
- a CDS encoding carbohydrate ABC transporter permease, translating into MTARRPGAARETLAGWLFVAPVVVILGLFMLAPILMAMWVSLTDWNGQGSPFRSGVPFVGLDNYTRLFAEEGLTRQDFMTSVRNNAYYVVIVVPTQTVLALGLALIVNARLLRGRTFFRAAFFFPSVTSSVAISVVFLFVFANSGAVNGLLALFGVDGPQWFADSRGVLHLLLGAVGLADPAAPPQALTGGGPFGLSWWEWLSGPSVAMVTIIMLVVWTTSGTYMLMFLAALQDIPVSLEEAAMLDGAGRWGVFRHVTLPMLRPALFLVLTLGLIATWQVFDQVYVMSQGNPAKTTLTPAYLSYESAFGSFEYGTGTAISFVLFFIIVVLTLVQRWVMRGRG; encoded by the coding sequence ATGACCGCTCGCCGGCCCGGCGCCGCGCGAGAGACCCTCGCCGGCTGGCTGTTCGTGGCCCCGGTCGTGGTGATCCTGGGCCTGTTCATGCTGGCGCCGATTCTCATGGCCATGTGGGTGAGCTTGACCGACTGGAACGGGCAGGGGAGCCCGTTCCGTTCCGGCGTCCCCTTCGTCGGCCTCGACAACTACACCCGGCTGTTCGCCGAGGAGGGGCTGACCCGGCAGGACTTCATGACGAGCGTGCGCAACAACGCCTATTACGTGGTCATCGTGGTGCCCACCCAGACCGTGCTGGCGCTCGGCCTGGCATTGATCGTCAACGCCCGGCTGCTGCGGGGCAGGACGTTCTTCCGCGCGGCGTTCTTCTTCCCGTCGGTCACCAGTTCGGTCGCGATCAGTGTGGTGTTCCTGTTCGTGTTCGCCAATTCGGGGGCGGTCAACGGCCTGCTGGCGTTGTTCGGCGTGGACGGGCCGCAGTGGTTCGCCGATTCACGTGGGGTCTTGCACCTGCTGCTGGGGGCGGTCGGGCTGGCCGATCCGGCCGCGCCGCCGCAGGCGCTGACCGGCGGCGGGCCGTTCGGGCTGTCGTGGTGGGAATGGCTGTCCGGCCCGAGCGTGGCCATGGTGACGATCATCATGCTGGTCGTGTGGACCACGTCGGGGACGTACATGCTCATGTTCCTGGCTGCGCTGCAGGACATCCCCGTGTCGCTGGAGGAGGCCGCCATGCTGGACGGCGCGGGCCGGTGGGGGGTGTTCCGGCACGTGACGCTGCCGATGTTGCGGCCCGCCCTGTTCCTGGTGCTGACGCTGGGGCTGATCGCGACGTGGCAGGTGTTCGACCAGGTCTACGTGATGAGCCAGGGCAATCCCGCCAAGACCACGCTCACCCCGGCGTACCTGTCGTACGAGAGCGCCTTCGGCTCCTTCGAGTACGGCACCGGCACGGCGATCTCGTTCGTGCTGTTCTTCATCATCGTGGTGCTCACGCTGGTCCAGCGGTGGGTCATGAGAGGGAGGGGGTGA
- a CDS encoding glycerophosphodiester phosphodiesterase yields the protein MTMRRLIASMLAGVLAGGTVAVVLIQTPPATAERRGQAPIVIGHRGASAHRPEHTLLAYEAAIAMGADYIEPDLVSTKDHVLVARHENEISGTTDVATRPEFASRRTTKTIDNAQITGWFTEDFTLAELKTLRAKERIPDLRPDNTAFDGLAEIPTFEEVVLLALKHGVGVYPETKHPTYFDTLGLSLEEPLLEVLNRHSVRKAYIQSFETANLRDLRSKTKLPLIQLISATGRPYDWVAANDPRTYDDMVKPEGLREVAQYADGIGVDTRRVVPLDATGKTLPPTTIVADAHRKRLDVHVWTVRNENSQLPADYRMGNPASPVYARATGNVMGWLSRLLELGIDGAFCDDPGMGRAVVTKRSL from the coding sequence ATGACGATGCGCAGGTTAATCGCGAGCATGCTGGCCGGGGTCCTGGCCGGCGGTACGGTCGCCGTTGTGCTGATCCAGACACCACCCGCCACGGCGGAGCGTCGCGGCCAGGCCCCCATCGTGATCGGGCACAGGGGCGCCAGCGCGCACCGGCCCGAGCACACCCTCCTGGCCTACGAGGCGGCCATCGCCATGGGCGCCGACTACATCGAGCCCGACCTCGTCTCCACCAAGGACCACGTGCTGGTGGCCCGGCACGAGAACGAGATCTCGGGCACGACCGACGTGGCCACGCGGCCCGAGTTCGCGAGCCGGCGCACCACCAAGACCATCGACAACGCGCAGATCACCGGCTGGTTCACCGAGGACTTCACGCTGGCGGAGCTGAAGACGCTGCGGGCCAAGGAACGCATTCCCGACCTGCGGCCCGACAACACGGCCTTCGACGGGCTGGCGGAGATCCCGACGTTCGAGGAGGTCGTGCTGCTCGCGCTCAAGCACGGCGTCGGCGTCTATCCGGAGACCAAGCACCCGACTTACTTCGACACCCTGGGCCTGTCGCTGGAGGAGCCGCTGCTGGAGGTGCTGAACCGCCACAGCGTGCGCAAGGCCTACATCCAGTCCTTCGAGACGGCGAACCTGCGCGACCTGCGTTCCAAGACCAAGTTGCCGCTGATCCAGCTCATCTCGGCCACCGGCAGGCCTTACGACTGGGTCGCCGCGAACGACCCGCGCACCTACGACGACATGGTCAAGCCGGAAGGCCTGCGTGAGGTGGCCCAGTACGCCGACGGCATCGGCGTGGACACCCGGCGTGTGGTGCCGCTGGACGCCACGGGCAAGACGCTGCCGCCCACGACGATCGTGGCCGACGCCCACCGCAAGAGGCTCGACGTGCACGTCTGGACCGTGCGCAACGAGAACTCCCAGCTCCCGGCCGACTACCGGATGGGGAACCCGGCCAGTCCCGTGTACGCGCGGGCGACCGGCAACGTGATGGGCTGGCTGTCCAGGCTTCTCGAGCTGGGCATCGACGGCGCGTTCTGCGACGACCCCGGCATGGGCCGGGCCGTCGTGACCAAGCGGTCGCTCTAG
- a CDS encoding RCC1 domain-containing protein: protein MQPGPHLHRQRLGLGVNNFGQLGLGTFDGPYSTPQLVDGLRNITHIEAGWFHSMALRSYWTVLAWGANSRGQLGDGTNVAKPSPIEVPGLVGRDTGPVYDIAAGFYHSLAVRANGTLLSWGANNYGQLGNGGTSVPGPYSPVEVIGSYGQVKALAAGCGQSYLVDGSGKVWAWGDNTHAQVAHTGSAVTQPQVIPNLSNVKDVAAGCAFGLALTSGGEAYGWGQYESGQTGTGKPVPMPVFPVAGGTGITFIAAGGDHGLAARLVS, encoded by the coding sequence ATTCAGCCTGGCCCGCACCTCCACCGGCAACGTCTGGGCCTGGGGGTCAACAACTTCGGGCAGCTCGGCCTCGGCACGTTCGACGGCCCGTACTCCACCCCGCAACTCGTCGACGGGCTGCGGAACATCACCCACATTGAGGCCGGCTGGTTCCACAGCATGGCGCTGCGCAGTTACTGGACCGTGCTGGCCTGGGGGGCCAACTCACGCGGTCAGCTCGGCGACGGCACCAACGTGGCGAAGCCGAGCCCCATCGAGGTGCCGGGCCTTGTCGGCAGGGACACCGGGCCGGTCTACGACATCGCCGCCGGCTTCTACCACTCGCTGGCGGTACGGGCCAACGGCACGCTGCTGTCCTGGGGCGCCAACAACTATGGCCAGCTCGGCAACGGAGGCACATCCGTCCCCGGGCCCTACAGCCCGGTGGAGGTCATCGGCTCGTACGGTCAGGTGAAGGCGCTGGCCGCCGGGTGCGGGCAGAGCTATCTGGTGGACGGATCCGGCAAGGTGTGGGCCTGGGGCGACAACACCCATGCCCAGGTGGCGCACACCGGCTCCGCCGTCACGCAGCCGCAGGTCATCCCGAACCTGTCCAACGTCAAGGATGTCGCGGCGGGTTGCGCTTTCGGGCTGGCGCTGACGAGCGGCGGCGAAGCCTACGGCTGGGGTCAGTACGAGTCCGGCCAGACCGGCACCGGCAAGCCCGTGCCGATGCCGGTGTTCCCGGTCGCCGGGGGTACCGGCATCACGTTCATCGCCGCCGGCGGTGACCATGGTCTGGCCGCCCGGCTGGTGAGCTGA
- a CDS encoding amylo-alpha-1,6-glucosidase: MLQPLLHDLVSTVMAPASALSGPDGQIRQAGVQGLFRADRRVLSLARLLLDGREPEAVGHAPAGAGRTRFVSLARWLGDRTADPTVRLDRVRELGPYGMDEHIEIVSTASVPVTATVIVELACDFAAIEDVKSGRTATPPATHPAVPPAAHPAVPPAAQPPSAAPQAAGVPAGEGRLSWRSETTQVTVTGHGSRARAGEHASLTWEVTLPPRGRVTLRWSLVVHDPAAVVVPATGPLEWSVPRVTAADRRIVRLLDQALADLRSLRLAEPGAPGDTFLGAGVPWFLTLFGRDSIWAARMLLPLGTRLAAGTLRVLARRQGERLDPHTGEAPGKIMHELRRNAFTLGEQDRRLPAAYYGTIDATPLWISLLHDAWRWGMPDAEVEALLPGLRAALGWLAEHADSDGDGFIEYVDAGGRGLANQGWKDSGDAVRFHDGGRAEPPIALAEVQGYAHRAALDGAALLDAFGMPGAARWREYAEALAERFRAVFWVEGVHGRFPALALDRDKRPVDALTSNIGHLLGTGLLSRKESAEVAALLAAPGMAEGFGLRTMSSGEGGFSPLSYHCGSVWPHDTAIVLAGLAGEGFEAEAATLAEGLLAAAESFGYRLPELYAGDARERVVRPVAYPAACRPQAWSAAAALTIAHAALGLHPDVPEGRALLRPLSGAVLGALTVGGLRVAGHDVEVSIGHDGTASVTGLPDGMRLVHAEAAAPR; the protein is encoded by the coding sequence GTGCTTCAGCCGCTCCTGCACGACCTGGTCAGTACGGTCATGGCGCCCGCGAGCGCGCTCAGCGGCCCCGACGGTCAGATCCGCCAGGCCGGCGTGCAGGGGCTCTTCCGCGCCGACCGTCGGGTGTTGTCGCTGGCCAGGCTCCTGCTCGACGGACGGGAACCGGAGGCCGTCGGGCACGCGCCGGCCGGGGCGGGGCGGACGCGGTTCGTGTCGCTGGCGCGCTGGCTCGGCGACCGCACGGCCGATCCCACGGTGCGGCTGGACCGGGTGCGTGAGCTTGGCCCGTACGGGATGGACGAGCACATCGAGATCGTCTCCACCGCCTCCGTGCCGGTGACCGCCACGGTCATCGTCGAGCTGGCCTGTGACTTCGCCGCCATCGAAGACGTCAAATCAGGCCGCACCGCCACCCCGCCCGCCACCCATCCCGCGGTCCCGCCCGCCGCCCATCCCGCGGTCCCGCCCGCCGCCCAGCCCCCCAGTGCCGCCCCACAGGCGGCCGGCGTCCCGGCCGGCGAGGGGCGGCTGTCCTGGCGGTCGGAGACGACCCAGGTCACCGTCACCGGGCACGGATCACGGGCACGGGCGGGGGAGCACGCGTCCCTGACATGGGAGGTCACCCTGCCCCCGCGGGGTCGGGTCACGCTGCGCTGGAGCCTGGTCGTGCACGATCCGGCCGCCGTCGTCGTGCCGGCCACCGGACCGCTCGAGTGGAGCGTGCCGCGCGTGACCGCCGCCGACCGCCGCATCGTCCGGCTCCTCGACCAGGCGCTGGCGGACCTCCGCTCGTTACGCCTGGCCGAACCGGGAGCGCCCGGCGACACGTTCCTCGGCGCCGGGGTGCCGTGGTTCCTGACGTTGTTCGGCAGGGACAGCATCTGGGCGGCCCGGATGCTGCTGCCGCTGGGCACCCGTCTGGCCGCCGGCACCCTGCGCGTGCTGGCCCGCCGCCAGGGCGAGCGCTTGGACCCGCACACCGGCGAGGCGCCGGGGAAGATCATGCACGAGTTACGGCGGAACGCGTTCACGCTGGGGGAGCAGGACCGGCGCCTGCCCGCCGCCTACTACGGCACCATCGACGCCACCCCGCTGTGGATCAGCCTCCTGCACGACGCGTGGCGCTGGGGCATGCCGGACGCGGAGGTGGAGGCGCTGCTGCCTGGCCTGCGGGCGGCTTTGGGCTGGCTGGCCGAGCACGCCGATTCCGACGGCGACGGGTTCATCGAGTACGTCGACGCCGGCGGCCGGGGCCTGGCCAATCAGGGGTGGAAGGACTCCGGAGACGCGGTGCGCTTCCACGACGGCGGCCGGGCCGAGCCGCCGATCGCGCTGGCCGAGGTGCAGGGCTACGCCCACCGGGCCGCCCTGGACGGGGCCGCCCTCCTGGACGCCTTCGGCATGCCCGGCGCCGCCCGGTGGCGTGAGTACGCCGAAGCCCTGGCCGAGCGGTTCCGCGCCGTCTTCTGGGTGGAGGGCGTCCACGGCCGCTTCCCCGCGCTGGCGCTCGACCGGGACAAGCGGCCGGTGGACGCCCTCACCAGCAACATCGGGCATCTGCTCGGCACCGGGTTGTTGTCGAGGAAGGAATCGGCCGAGGTCGCCGCGCTGCTGGCGGCGCCCGGCATGGCGGAGGGCTTCGGGCTGCGCACGATGTCGTCGGGGGAGGGCGGGTTCAGCCCGCTGTCCTACCACTGCGGATCCGTCTGGCCGCACGACACGGCCATCGTGCTCGCCGGGCTGGCCGGCGAGGGCTTCGAGGCGGAGGCGGCCACGCTCGCCGAAGGGCTGCTCGCCGCGGCCGAGTCCTTCGGTTACCGGCTGCCGGAGCTGTATGCGGGCGACGCCCGCGAGCGGGTGGTGCGCCCCGTCGCCTATCCCGCCGCCTGCCGCCCCCAGGCCTGGTCCGCCGCCGCCGCGCTCACCATCGCGCACGCGGCGCTCGGCCTGCACCCCGACGTGCCCGAGGGACGGGCGCTGCTGCGCCCGCTGTCCGGCGCCGTCCTGGGCGCGCTGACCGTGGGCGGGTTGCGGGTCGCCGGGCACGACGTCGAGGTGAGCATCGGCCACGACGGCACGGCCTCGGTCACGGGGTTGCCCGACGGTATGCGCCTCGTCCACGCGGAGGCGGCCGCACCCCGCTGA